Proteins encoded together in one Camelina sativa cultivar DH55 chromosome 9, Cs, whole genome shotgun sequence window:
- the LOC104713876 gene encoding NADP-dependent glyceraldehyde-3-phosphate dehydrogenase: MAGTGLFAEILDGEVYKYYADGEWKTSSSGKSVSIINPATRKPQYKVQACTQEEVNAVMELAKSAQKSWAKTPLWKRAELLHKAAAILKDNKAPMAESLVKEIAKPAKDSVTEVVRSGDLISYCAEEGVRILGEGKFLLSDSFPGNDRTKYCLTSKIPLGVVLAIPPFNYPVNLAVSKIAPALIAGNSLVLKPPTQGAVSCLHMVHCFHLAGFPKGLISCITGKGSEIGDFLTMHPAVNCISFTGGDTGISISKKAGMIPLQMELGGKDACIVLDDADLDLVASNIIKGGFSYSGQRCTAVKVVLVMESVADELVEKVKAKVAKLTVGPPEDNSDITAVVSESSANFIEGLVMDAKEKGATFCQEYKREGNLIWPLLLDNVRPDMRIAWEEPFGPVVPVLRISSVEEGINHCNASNFGLQGCVFTKDINKAILISDAMETGTVQINSAPARGPDHFPFQGLKDSGIGSQGVTNSINLMTKVKTTVINLPTPSYSMG; this comes from the exons ATGGCGGGGACTGGATTGTTTGCAGAGATTTTGGACGGAGAAGTCTACAAATACTACGCTGATGGAGAGTGGAAAACTTCTTCCTCTGGTAAGAGTGTGTCCATCATTAACCCGGCCACGAGGAAGCCACAGTACAAGGTTCAAG CATGCACGCAAGAAGAAGTGAACGCGGTGATGGAACTAGCGAAATCGGCTCAGAAATCGTGGGCAAAGACTCCTCTTTGGAAAAGAGCTGAGCTTCTTCACAAAGCTGCTGCGATCCTCAAGGACAACAAAGCTCCTATGGCTGAGTCTCTTGTCAAGGAAATCGCTAAACCCGCTAAAGATTCTGTTACTGAG GTTGTGAGGTCTGGAGATTTGATCTCTTATTGTGCTGAAGAAGGTGTTAGGATCTTAGGTGAAGGGAAGTTTCTGCTATCCGATAGCTTCCCTGGTAATGACCGTACTAAGTACTGCCTCACTTCTAAG ATTCCTCTCGGTGTGGTTTTGGCTATTCCTCCATTCAATTATCCGGTCAATCTCGCTGTATCAAAAATCGCTCCTGCTTTGATCGCTGGAAACTCCCTTGTCCTTAAACCTCCAACTCAA GGAGCTGTTTCTTGCCTTCATATGGTACATTGCTTTCACTTAGCCGGTTTCCCTAAAGGACTTATCAGCTGCATCACTGGAAAAGGATCTGAGATTGGCGATTTCCTCACTATGCACCCTGCTGTTAACTGCATTAG TTTCACTGGTGGTGATACCGGAATCTCAATCTCTAAGAAAGCTGGTATGATCCCTCTTCAAATGGAACTTGGAGGAAAAGATGCATGCATTGTCCTGGACGATGCTGATCTTGATTTAGTTGCTTCCAACATTATCAAAGGAGGATTCTCTTACAG TGGGCAGAGGTGTACTGCTGTGAAGGTGGTGCTAGTGATGGAATCAGTGGCTGATGAACTAGTTGAGAAAGTAAAAGCTAAAGTGGCCAAACTCACGGTTGGACCGCCTGAAGATAACTCCGATATCACAGCCGTGGTGTCGGAATCTTCAGCTAATTTCATTGAAGGATTGGTGATGGATGCTAAGGAGAAAGGAGCAACCTTTTGTCAAGAGTATAAAAGAGAAGGTAACTTGATTTGGCCATTGCTTTTGGACAATGTTAGACCGGACATGAGGATCGCATGGGAGGAACCATTCGGTCCTGTCGTGCCCGTCTTGAGGATCAGTTCTGTTGAAGAAGGGATCAATCATTGCAATGCTAGTAACTTTGGCCTCCAG GGATGCGTATTCACTAAAGACATCAACAAGGCAATACTGATCAGTGATGCAATGGAGACAGGAACTGTTCAGATCAACTCTGCACCAGCTCGTGGACCGGACCACTTCCCTTTCCAG GGACTAAAGGACAGTGGAATAGGATCACAAGGTGTGACAAATAGCATCAATTTGATGACTAAAGTGAAGACCACTGTCATTAacttgccaacaccttcttacTCAATGGGTTAG
- the LOC104713877 gene encoding lysosomal Pro-X carboxypeptidase-like: MSTCLLCLVLLFFSVVAEATYSPGGFHHLSSLRQKKKASKSKPELPFETRYFPQNLDHFSFTPESYKVFHQKYLINSRFWRKGGPIFVYTGNEGDIDWFASNTGFMSDIAPKFRALLVFIEHRFYGESTPIRKKSHKSAETLGYLNSQQALADFAILIRSLKQNLSSEASPVVVFGGSYGGMLAAWFRLKYPHIAIGALASSAPILHFDNIVPLTSFYDAVSQDFKDASMNCFKVIKRSWEELDAVSTKKNGLQELSKKFRTCKGLQSRYSASNWLSGAFVYTAMVNYPTAANFMAPLPGYPVEEMCKIIDGFPRGSSNLDRAFAAASLYYNYSGSEKCFEMEQQTDDHGLNGWQYQACTEMVMPMSCSNQSMLPPYDNDYEAFEEQCKSRYGVKPRPHWITTEFGGMRIETVLKRFGSNIIFSNGLQDPWSRGGVLKNISSSIVALVTKKGAHHADLRAATKGDPEWLKEQRTQEVAIIEKWISEYYRDLRGEN; this comes from the exons atgtcTACTTGTTTGCTGTGTCTTGTGTTACTGTTCTTCTCTGTTGTTGCAGAAGCAACTTACTCACCAGGAGGTTTCCACCATCTTTCTTCtctaagacaaaagaagaaagccTCCAAGTCAAAGCCAGAGTTACCTTTTGAGACTCGTTACTTCCCTCAGAATCTTGACCACTTCAGTTTCACACCTGAGAGCTACAAAGTCTTCCACCAGAAGTACCTCATCAACAGCCGTTTCTGGCGCAAAGGTGGCCCCATCTTCGTCTACACTGGAAATGAAGGAGACATCGACTGGTTTGCTTCAAACACTGGTTTCATGTCCGATATTGCTCCCAAGTTCCGGGCTCTTCTTGTTTTCATTGAA CACCGGTTCTATGGAGAATCAACGCCAATTCGGAAGAAGTCTCATAAGTCGGCTGAGACATTGGGTTACCTCAACTCTCAGCAAGCGTTGGCTGATTTTGCGATCCTGATAAGAAGCTTGAAGCAGAATCTATCGTCCGAGGCATCTCCTGTGGTTGTCTTTGGTGGCTCTTATGGTGGAA TGCTTGCAGCATGGTTCAGGCTCAAGTATCCCCACATAGCAATCGGTGCATTGGCATCCTCCGCTCCAATACTTCATTTTGATAACATTGTACCATTGACGAGCTTCTATGATGCCGTTTCTCAGGATTTCAAG GATGCGAGTATGAATTGTTTCAAAGTCATCAAGAGAAGCTGGGAAGAGCTAGATGCAGTCTCAACTAAGAAAAATGGCTTGCAAGAACTCAGCAAAAAGTTCCGAACTTGCAA AGGCCTTCAATCTAGATATTCAGCCAGCAATTGGTTAAGTGGAGCATTTGTTTATACAGCCATGGTTAATTATCCAACTGCAGCTAATTTCATGGCGCCACTGCCTGGTTATCCCGTGGAGGAG ATGTGTAAGATCATCGACGGGTTCCCTCGAGGATCTAGTAATCTTGACCGTGCCTTTGCTGCTGCAAGCTTATACTACAACTATTCAGGATCAGAAAAATGCTTTGAGATGGAACAACAAACTGATGATCATGGACTCAATGGTTGGCAATATCAG GCGTGCACAGAGATGGTGATGCCAATGAGCTGCTCGAACCAGAGCATGCTCCCTCCGTACGACAATGACTATGAGGCATTCGAAGAACAGTGCAAGAGTAGATACGGAGTCAAGCCTCGACCCCATTGGATCACAACCGAATTTGGTGGAATG AGGATAGAGACAGTATTGAAGAGATTTGGAAGCAACATCATATTCTCCAATGGATTGCAGGATCCTTGGAGCCGTGGAGG AGTTCTGAAGAACATTTCAAGTAGCATCGTCGCGCTAGTGACCAAGAAAG GAGCTCACCATGCAGATCTCAGGGCTGCTACAAAAGGTGACCCGGAGTGGCTGAAAGAGCAGAGGACACAAGAGGTTGCCATTATAGAGAAATGGATCAGTGAGTATTACAGAGATTTGAGAGGagaaaattag
- the LOC104713878 gene encoding uncharacterized protein LOC104713878 — translation MARRSGNCMRCLLIFSVVSALIVCGPVLYWKLKKGFVGSARSNNSICPPCEICDCPPPLSLLEIAPGLANLSITGCGSDDPELKQEMEKQFVDLLSEELKLQEVVADEHSHHMHVTLGEAKRVASQYQKEAEKCNAATEICESARERAQELLLKERKITLLWERRARQLGWEGE, via the exons ATGGCACGGAGGTCTGGAAATTGCATGAGATGTCTACTGATATTCTCGGTGGTATCAGCTTTAATCGTATGTGGACCTGTTCTTTACTGGAAATTAAAAAAGGGTTTCGTTGGATCTGCTCGTAGCAACAACTCCATTTGTCCTCCCTGTGAGATCTGCGATTGTCCTCCTCCTTTGTCTCTCCTCGAGATTGCTCCAG GGCTTGCAAACCTCTCTATTACTG GTTGTGGAAGCGATGATCCAGAGCTCAAACAAGAGATGGAGAAGCAGTTTGTGGATCTTCTCTCGGAAGAGCTGAAGCTGCAAGAAGTAGTTGCAGACGAGCATAGTCATCACATGCATGTTACACTTGGTGAAGCAAAAAGAGTTGCTTCACAGTACCAAAAGGAGGCTGAGAAGTGCAACGCTGCCACGGAAATTTGTGAATCAGCTAGGGAGAGAGCTCAAGAATTGTTGCTCAAAGAGCGAAAGATCACTTTGTTGTGGGAGCGGAGAGCTCGGCAATTAGGTTGGGAAGGTGAGTAA